A portion of the Stigmatella aurantiaca DW4/3-1 genome contains these proteins:
- a CDS encoding IS66-like element ISStau4 family transposase codes for MSPGDAKDVRISELEAQLAQRDERIAQLMAQVGALTQRVAELEQKLAQNSSNSSRPPSSDAPGGPRPGKKPTGRRPGGQPGHKKHERRLVPPEEVQHFVELVPKQCKGCGRRLVGKDAQPRRHQVVEVPPLSALITEYRSHALECTACGTVTRQPVPFHARSAFGDRLGALASLLVGKYRLSKRLVKDALSDMLGVELSVGSVVNLEEEMADALEPAVLQATQYVQAADTVHADETGWVEGREQGRGKRAWLWVVATALVALFHIATSRGGKVARALLGEDFTGFLVSDRWSGYAWYDAGLRQVCWAHLTRDFQGFIDRGGTGGRLGKKLMHQRNLFFTWYHRVRDGTMTRQDFEKRMPEVEREVGRLLRRSAARAEKKTAGMAREILQWEKCLWTFVDVPGLEPTNNFGERCLRHAVMYRKTSFGTQGPQGSRFVERLLTAVTTLKLQRRGVLSFLTDTLHAHRRSLPMPSLLPAAEMLQLANAA; via the coding sequence GTGAGCCCAGGCGACGCCAAAGATGTCCGAATCTCAGAGCTGGAAGCGCAGCTGGCGCAGAGGGACGAGCGCATCGCGCAACTGATGGCGCAGGTGGGAGCCCTCACCCAGCGGGTGGCGGAGCTGGAGCAGAAGCTGGCGCAGAACTCGAGCAACTCCTCGCGTCCGCCCTCATCCGATGCGCCTGGCGGCCCGCGCCCAGGGAAGAAGCCCACGGGCAGGCGCCCCGGCGGCCAGCCCGGACACAAGAAGCATGAGAGAAGGCTGGTGCCGCCCGAGGAGGTGCAGCACTTCGTGGAGCTGGTACCCAAGCAGTGCAAGGGCTGTGGGCGCCGACTGGTGGGCAAAGACGCCCAGCCGCGCCGCCATCAAGTGGTGGAGGTGCCTCCTCTGTCGGCCCTCATCACCGAGTACCGTAGCCACGCGCTGGAGTGCACCGCGTGCGGTACGGTGACGCGACAGCCGGTGCCTTTCCACGCGCGCAGCGCCTTTGGGGACAGGTTGGGTGCCCTGGCCAGCCTGCTGGTGGGTAAGTACCGGCTGTCCAAGCGGCTGGTGAAGGACGCGCTGTCGGACATGCTGGGTGTCGAGTTGTCGGTGGGGAGCGTCGTGAATCTCGAAGAGGAGATGGCTGACGCGCTGGAGCCGGCGGTGCTCCAAGCCACCCAGTACGTGCAGGCGGCCGACACGGTCCATGCGGATGAAACCGGGTGGGTGGAGGGGCGTGAGCAAGGGCGGGGCAAGCGCGCCTGGCTGTGGGTGGTGGCCACCGCCCTGGTGGCCCTCTTCCATATCGCCACGAGCCGAGGCGGTAAGGTGGCGCGAGCCTTGCTGGGGGAGGACTTCACCGGCTTCCTCGTCAGCGACAGGTGGAGCGGCTACGCGTGGTACGACGCGGGCCTGCGGCAGGTGTGCTGGGCCCACCTCACCCGCGACTTCCAGGGCTTCATCGACCGCGGTGGCACCGGAGGCCGCCTGGGCAAGAAGCTGATGCACCAGAGAAACCTCTTCTTCACCTGGTACCACCGTGTGCGCGATGGAACCATGACTCGCCAGGACTTCGAGAAGAGGATGCCCGAGGTGGAGCGCGAGGTGGGGCGGCTGCTGCGCCGGTCCGCAGCACGTGCTGAGAAGAAGACGGCCGGGATGGCTCGGGAGATTCTCCAGTGGGAGAAGTGCCTGTGGACGTTTGTTGACGTGCCGGGACTGGAGCCCACCAACAACTTCGGCGAGAGGTGCCTGCGTCACGCCGTCATGTACAGGAAGACTTCCTTCGGCACCCAAGGCCCTCAGGGCAGCCGCTTCGTGGAGCGGCTCCTTACGGCTGTTACCACCCTCAAGCTCCAACGGCGCGGCGTGCTGAGCTTCCTGACCGACACGCTGCACGCTCACCGCCGCAGCCTTCCGATGCCCTCGCTGCTGCCCGCTGCGGAGATGCTTCAGCTCGCGAACGCTGCCTGA
- a CDS encoding aldo/keto reductase produces the protein MATPDMPYRILGSTGEKVSAIGLGGWHLSIPGVDEKLAHRIVRSAIDGGINFMDNSWDYNDGMSELRMGKALQEGYRKKVFLMTKIDGRSKKEAMRQLEQSLERLQTDCIDLVQHHEIIRYEDPNRIFDEDGAHAALLEAQKAGKLRYIGFTGHKDPRIHLYMLEVARENGCKFDAVQMPLNLMDAHFRSFSKLVVPELVQEGIGILAMKALANGSLLRSKTVTPIECLHYALHLPTSVVITGVDKMEILEQAFEAARTFKPLTDEQLQNLLAKTAKAAARGEFEPFKTSSIHDGTATNPQWLGEEPERLKALIPA, from the coding sequence ATGGCCACCCCAGACATGCCGTACCGGATCCTTGGCAGCACAGGGGAAAAGGTTTCAGCCATTGGCCTCGGCGGCTGGCACCTGTCGATTCCAGGCGTAGACGAGAAGCTCGCCCACCGCATCGTGCGCAGCGCCATCGATGGCGGCATCAACTTCATGGACAACTCGTGGGACTACAACGACGGCATGAGCGAGCTGCGCATGGGCAAGGCGCTCCAGGAGGGCTACCGCAAGAAGGTCTTCCTGATGACCAAGATCGATGGCCGCTCCAAGAAAGAGGCCATGCGCCAGTTGGAGCAGTCGCTCGAGCGCCTCCAGACTGACTGCATCGACCTCGTGCAGCACCACGAGATCATCCGCTACGAAGACCCCAACCGCATCTTCGATGAAGACGGCGCGCATGCGGCGCTGCTCGAAGCCCAGAAGGCCGGCAAGCTGCGATACATCGGCTTCACCGGGCACAAGGATCCCCGCATCCACCTCTACATGCTGGAGGTCGCCCGGGAGAACGGTTGCAAGTTCGACGCGGTGCAGATGCCGCTGAACCTCATGGATGCGCACTTCCGCAGCTTCTCGAAACTGGTGGTGCCAGAACTCGTCCAGGAAGGCATCGGCATCCTCGCGATGAAGGCCCTGGCCAACGGCTCCCTCCTCCGCTCCAAGACGGTGACCCCCATCGAGTGCCTTCACTACGCCCTCCACCTGCCCACCTCCGTCGTCATCACCGGCGTGGACAAGATGGAGATCCTCGAACAGGCCTTCGAGGCGGCTCGCACCTTCAAGCCCCTGACGGACGAGCAACTCCAGAATCTGCTGGCCAAGACGGCCAAGGCCGCGGCCCGGGGCGAGTTCGAGCCCTTCAAGACCTCCTCCATCCACGACGGAACGGCCACGAACCCCCAGTGGCTCGGCGAGGAGCCCGAGCGCTTGAAGGCCCTGATCCCCGCCTGA
- a CDS encoding MarR family winged helix-turn-helix transcriptional regulator, with the protein MSVPRIHNYLSTDTPRYERLRRLAKRFPELDVSAITTCLSMLRLAQELTEGYDAHFSRHGLSQGRFVILIHLLDAEDAHKDGWTPAELAEHAGVSRATMTGLMDTLEKDGLISRENHPSDRRMYTVRLTPKAHAFLQGMLPDHYRRISALMSPLSETERTTLQELLAKVASGIPALKNP; encoded by the coding sequence ATGTCTGTCCCGCGCATCCACAACTACCTGTCGACCGACACCCCTCGGTACGAACGGTTGCGGCGGCTCGCCAAGCGCTTTCCCGAGCTGGACGTGAGCGCCATCACGACCTGCCTCAGCATGCTGCGGCTGGCGCAGGAGCTGACGGAAGGCTACGACGCGCACTTCTCGCGGCATGGGCTGTCGCAGGGACGCTTCGTCATCCTCATCCACCTGCTGGACGCGGAGGACGCCCACAAGGATGGGTGGACGCCAGCGGAGCTCGCGGAGCACGCGGGCGTCAGCCGCGCCACCATGACGGGGCTCATGGACACGCTGGAGAAGGACGGCCTCATCTCCCGCGAGAACCACCCCTCGGACCGCCGCATGTACACCGTGCGCCTCACCCCCAAGGCGCACGCGTTTCTCCAAGGCATGCTGCCTGACCACTACCGCCGCATCTCGGCCCTCATGTCGCCACTGAGCGAAACCGAGCGAACCACCTTGCAAGAGCTGCTCGCCAAGGTCGCCTCCGGCATTCCCGCGCTCAAGAACCCCTGA
- a CDS encoding HlyD family secretion protein, producing the protein MAATLAPAPVDTSPSATAERVKPKGRARIVLPALLGVALLGGLIRFLFTHGRESTDDAQVEGRIGNVAPRVAGQVMKVLVKDNQPVKAGDVLVELDRSDLDAKLQVAQADVLSAEAQLSNAQAQLALTEANAGATLRQAQAGVTQASSGISSSKAALEQARADVASVEARFRLTDTELARVKRLAAEGALSPAELDTRQAAYDQAKAALDQAKARLASTEAGITSSSGGLEAAQGKLVAAQTGPVQVQAAQAALKLAEARLQQSRASLHLAELAVSYTQVRAPINGVVSRRTVEVGQMVGPERPLMAIVPQDDVWVVANFKEDQVGGMRPGQPVDVKVDAFGSQHFRAHVDSLAGASGARFALLPPDNASGNFVKVVQRIPVLVRFDGDLKELPLKPGMSAVVTVDTREP; encoded by the coding sequence ATGGCCGCTACCCTCGCCCCTGCCCCGGTTGATACGTCCCCTTCCGCCACCGCCGAGCGCGTCAAGCCCAAGGGCCGCGCCCGCATCGTCCTCCCCGCCCTGCTGGGCGTGGCACTGCTCGGAGGGCTGATCCGCTTCCTCTTCACCCATGGCCGCGAGTCCACGGATGACGCGCAGGTGGAGGGCCGCATCGGCAACGTGGCCCCGCGCGTGGCTGGGCAGGTGATGAAGGTGCTGGTGAAGGACAACCAGCCGGTGAAGGCCGGGGACGTCCTGGTGGAGCTCGACCGCAGCGACCTGGACGCGAAGCTCCAGGTGGCCCAGGCGGACGTGCTGAGCGCCGAGGCGCAGCTGTCCAACGCGCAGGCGCAACTGGCCCTCACCGAGGCCAACGCGGGGGCCACCCTGCGGCAGGCCCAGGCAGGGGTGACGCAGGCCTCCAGCGGCATCTCGTCCTCCAAGGCGGCCCTGGAGCAGGCACGCGCCGATGTGGCCTCGGTCGAGGCGCGCTTCCGGCTGACGGACACGGAGCTGGCCCGCGTGAAGCGGCTGGCCGCCGAGGGGGCCCTGTCCCCCGCGGAGCTGGACACGCGCCAGGCCGCGTATGACCAGGCCAAGGCCGCGCTGGATCAGGCCAAGGCGCGCCTGGCCTCCACCGAGGCCGGCATCACCAGTTCCTCGGGAGGCCTGGAGGCCGCACAGGGCAAGCTGGTGGCCGCGCAGACCGGGCCCGTGCAAGTGCAGGCGGCCCAGGCGGCCCTGAAGCTGGCCGAAGCGCGGCTGCAGCAGTCCCGCGCCTCCTTGCATCTGGCCGAGCTGGCCGTCTCCTACACCCAGGTGCGCGCGCCCATCAACGGCGTGGTGAGCCGCCGCACGGTGGAGGTGGGGCAGATGGTCGGCCCCGAGCGCCCCCTGATGGCCATCGTTCCCCAGGATGACGTGTGGGTGGTGGCCAACTTCAAGGAGGACCAGGTGGGCGGGATGCGCCCGGGCCAGCCGGTGGATGTGAAGGTGGACGCCTTTGGCAGCCAGCACTTCAGGGCGCATGTGGACAGCCTGGCGGGCGCCAGCGGCGCGCGCTTCGCGCTGCTGCCCCCGGACAACGCCTCCGGCAACTTCGTGAAGGTGGTGCAACGCATCCCCGTGCTGGTGCGCTTCGACGGGGACCTGAAGGAACTGCCGCTGAAGCCGGGCATGAGCGCCGTCGTCACGGTGGACACGCGGGAGCCGTAG
- a CDS encoding DHA2 family efflux MFS transporter permease subunit, whose translation MKSDAITGSKAGITIAAMAAALMSVLDISIVNVALNDIRASFGTPLDQIAWVSTGYMMANVVVIPMTGWLQRRFGFRRYFTFSILMFTAASVLCGLAWNLPSLVAFRVLQGIGGGAIIPTSQAILFARYPREEHGMAGALFGLGAVTGPLLGPTVGGLLIDASSWHWIFLINVPIGLFAAFMAWRNIEQKDFEPSTERVDRYGIALLAVGMAALQYVLEEGNRHDWFDSQEITALAVIAGVALITFIVHELETPSPVVDLRVFANRSYAAATGINLMVGTSLFSGTFLFSLFLGSVAHYSALDIGLLFLKGSVVQILLMPLVGRFGSKIDGRVLVALGIVGVSMSLWTNGHLATSADEAALITPIFIRSCSLGLVFVPLSVIALSDLKPEQRGNAAGLYSLTRELGGSIGTAWMSSSLSRTTQLNVTTLTSKVDVYSQQTAEQLAALQGAMTGRVSDPTGAAYGLLNMKITAQAMVRAFNANFMVLTALFLCTLFFVLMLKKPARGVKVEGAH comes from the coding sequence ATGAAGAGCGACGCCATCACCGGCTCCAAGGCAGGCATCACCATCGCCGCCATGGCCGCGGCGCTGATGTCGGTGCTCGACATCTCCATCGTCAACGTGGCGCTCAACGACATCCGGGCGAGCTTTGGCACCCCGCTGGATCAGATCGCCTGGGTGTCCACGGGCTACATGATGGCCAACGTGGTCGTCATCCCCATGACGGGGTGGTTGCAGCGTCGCTTCGGCTTCCGGCGTTACTTCACGTTCTCCATCCTCATGTTCACGGCCGCCAGCGTGCTGTGTGGGCTGGCGTGGAACCTGCCCTCGCTCGTGGCCTTCCGCGTCCTCCAGGGCATTGGCGGCGGCGCCATCATTCCGACCTCCCAGGCCATCCTCTTCGCCCGCTACCCGCGCGAGGAGCACGGCATGGCGGGGGCGCTGTTCGGCCTGGGCGCCGTCACGGGTCCCCTGCTGGGGCCCACCGTGGGAGGCCTGCTCATCGATGCGTCCTCCTGGCACTGGATCTTCCTCATCAATGTGCCCATCGGCCTGTTCGCCGCGTTCATGGCCTGGAGGAACATCGAGCAGAAGGACTTCGAGCCCTCGACGGAGCGGGTGGATCGCTACGGCATTGCGCTCTTGGCGGTGGGCATGGCGGCGCTCCAGTACGTGCTGGAGGAGGGCAACCGCCACGACTGGTTCGACAGCCAGGAGATCACCGCGCTGGCGGTGATCGCGGGCGTGGCGCTCATCACCTTCATCGTGCACGAGCTGGAGACCCCCTCGCCCGTGGTGGACCTGCGCGTCTTCGCCAACCGCTCCTACGCGGCCGCCACGGGCATCAACCTCATGGTGGGCACGTCGCTCTTCTCGGGCACGTTCCTCTTCAGCCTCTTTCTGGGCTCGGTGGCGCACTACTCGGCGTTGGACATCGGCCTGCTGTTCCTCAAGGGCAGCGTCGTCCAGATCCTGCTGATGCCGCTCGTGGGCCGCTTCGGGAGCAAGATCGATGGGCGTGTGCTGGTGGCGCTGGGCATCGTGGGCGTGAGCATGTCGTTGTGGACCAACGGGCACCTGGCCACCAGCGCGGACGAAGCCGCGCTCATCACCCCCATCTTCATCCGCTCCTGCTCACTGGGGCTCGTCTTCGTGCCGCTGTCGGTCATCGCGCTCAGCGATCTGAAGCCGGAGCAGCGAGGCAACGCCGCCGGCCTCTACAGCCTCACCCGCGAGTTGGGAGGCTCCATCGGCACGGCGTGGATGAGCAGCTCCCTCAGCCGCACCACCCAGCTCAACGTCACCACGCTCACCTCCAAGGTGGACGTCTACAGCCAGCAGACGGCCGAGCAGCTCGCGGCCTTGCAAGGCGCGATGACCGGGCGCGTGTCCGACCCCACGGGGGCCGCGTATGGGCTCCTCAACATGAAGATCACCGCTCAGGCGATGGTGCGGGCCTTCAATGCCAACTTCATGGTGCTGACCGCGCTGTTCCTCTGCACCCTCTTCTTCGTGCTGATGCTCAAGAAGCCCGCACGCGGCGTGAAGGTGGAGGGTGCCCACTAG
- a CDS encoding LysM peptidoglycan-binding domain-containing protein gives MSIHPVGPGETLTGIARKYNTTVNKLAQDNGIANPDKIQVGQKLNVSGSASAARPGTDSPQNYTVRAGDTLSGIAQKFGTTTGALAKANNISNPNLIRVGQKLTIPGASASRPPSPPPSQSYTVRSGDTLSGIAQRFGTTTNALAKANNISNPNLIRVGQKLTIPGGTKPGSQDGFDPPATGGKPSTGPVTGPGNGAGTAGGVTVAQLRKVMPNLSQAKAEQYLPHLNRAMAEAKINTPKRQAAFLAQLAHESGEFRYMEEIASGAAYEGRKDLGNTQPGDGVRFKGRGPIQLTGRSNYRAAGKALGIDLENNPKRAADPDVGFRTAAWFWNSRNLNTYADAGNFREVTRRINGGYNGLASREAYYQRALNVLS, from the coding sequence GTGAGCATCCACCCCGTCGGTCCTGGCGAAACCCTCACGGGCATCGCCCGCAAGTACAACACCACGGTCAACAAGCTCGCCCAGGACAATGGCATCGCCAACCCGGACAAGATCCAGGTAGGCCAGAAGCTGAATGTGTCCGGCAGCGCCAGCGCGGCCCGTCCCGGGACGGACTCCCCGCAGAACTACACGGTGCGCGCAGGCGACACCCTGAGTGGAATCGCTCAGAAGTTTGGTACCACCACGGGTGCACTGGCCAAGGCCAACAACATCAGCAACCCCAACCTCATCCGCGTGGGCCAGAAGCTCACCATCCCGGGTGCCAGTGCCTCCAGGCCTCCCTCGCCCCCTCCCTCGCAGAGCTACACGGTGCGCTCGGGCGATACCTTGAGTGGAATTGCCCAGCGGTTCGGCACCACCACGAACGCGCTGGCCAAGGCCAACAACATCAGCAACCCCAACCTCATCCGCGTGGGCCAGAAGCTCACCATCCCCGGGGGAACCAAGCCCGGCTCCCAGGACGGCTTCGATCCGCCAGCCACCGGGGGCAAGCCCTCCACGGGCCCCGTCACGGGCCCGGGCAACGGCGCGGGCACGGCGGGCGGCGTGACGGTGGCGCAGTTGCGCAAGGTCATGCCCAACCTGTCCCAGGCCAAGGCGGAGCAGTACCTGCCGCACCTCAACCGCGCCATGGCCGAGGCGAAGATCAACACCCCCAAGCGCCAGGCCGCCTTCCTCGCGCAGCTCGCCCACGAGAGCGGCGAGTTCCGCTACATGGAAGAGATCGCCTCGGGCGCCGCCTACGAGGGCCGCAAGGACCTGGGCAACACGCAGCCGGGGGACGGCGTGCGCTTCAAGGGCCGCGGCCCCATCCAGCTCACCGGCCGGTCCAACTACCGCGCCGCCGGCAAGGCGCTGGGCATCGACCTGGAGAACAACCCGAAGCGCGCCGCGGATCCGGATGTGGGCTTCCGCACCGCCGCCTGGTTCTGGAACAGCCGCAACCTCAACACCTACGCGGACGCGGGCAACTTCCGCGAGGTGACCCGCCGGATCAACGGGGGCTACAACGGGCTGGCCAGCCGCGAGGCCTACTACCAGCGCGCCCTCAACGTCCTCTCCTGA
- a CDS encoding NADPH-dependent F420 reductase, which translates to MRIRRASLLGLASALAMLLLPVARSEASDKAPPEKTAPRTVKPRKIGIIGAGKVGGTLARLWVKAGYEVLISSRHPEELKPLAEQLGKKARIGTPREAAAYGDVVLISVPYGALPQIGRDHAKQLSGKVVLDTGNPYPQRDGPMAEEARLKGTGETSKALLPGVRLVRAFNAISATDLSSQSGREGALIGIPLASDDEGALKIASELVKAAGFEPVVVGGLERAKDFDVGTPVYTRPLTAEELRKHLGLQP; encoded by the coding sequence ATGCGAATCCGGCGTGCCAGTCTCCTGGGCCTCGCCTCGGCCCTGGCCATGCTGCTGCTGCCGGTGGCCCGGTCCGAAGCCTCGGACAAGGCCCCGCCCGAGAAGACCGCCCCCCGGACCGTCAAGCCGCGGAAGATCGGCATCATCGGCGCTGGGAAGGTGGGAGGCACCCTGGCCCGGCTCTGGGTCAAGGCCGGTTACGAGGTGCTGATCTCCTCCCGCCATCCCGAGGAGCTCAAGCCCCTGGCGGAACAGCTCGGCAAAAAGGCGCGAATCGGAACCCCTCGGGAAGCCGCCGCCTACGGCGACGTCGTGCTGATCTCCGTGCCCTATGGCGCCTTGCCCCAGATCGGCCGCGATCATGCCAAGCAGCTCTCCGGGAAGGTCGTGCTGGATACCGGCAACCCCTACCCGCAGCGGGACGGCCCCATGGCCGAGGAAGCACGCCTCAAGGGCACCGGCGAAACCTCGAAGGCCTTGCTGCCCGGGGTGCGGCTGGTGCGCGCCTTCAACGCCATCAGCGCCACGGATCTCAGCAGCCAATCCGGCCGGGAGGGAGCCCTCATCGGCATTCCCCTGGCCAGCGATGACGAGGGAGCCCTGAAGATCGCCTCCGAGCTGGTCAAGGCCGCGGGCTTCGAGCCCGTCGTCGTGGGAGGCCTGGAACGCGCGAAGGATTTCGACGTCGGGACGCCGGTCTATACCCGGCCCCTGACCGCCGAGGAGCTCCGCAAGCACCTGGGCCTCCAGCCTTGA
- the mrdA gene encoding penicillin-binding protein 2, whose protein sequence is MTPPTLGNTTPGRELKRRFLFLGLAMVGGLFILAMQLYRLQLIRGEEYAAKSVANFVKEVRLRADRGVIKDVRGTILVDSRPSFDAFLTPAFCTQCFEQVIPRLAELLTLDADQRQKVEDQVRAARRNAPFQPIPVRVDLTRDELDRLNARRDLLDGVEVVPVPHRNYRAGTVLSHVLGYMNEINQDELERLNADGAKYALGDYIGRRGLERYFESQLRGVDGVRKEVVNARGQTIEELNDMLGENSVVPPAAGGNVVLSLDMRLQEAAEQAFPGVAGAVVAIDVNTGFIRALVSRPGFDPNLLTGRITPAQLASLAKDPLQPMINRVAANHYSPGSTFKVVSALAAYKSGLFRPETVVNCPGGYTLGGHTWRCHKDSGHGPVTGRQAMQYSCNTWFYKVADTLGLDPIADMGKSLGLGSPTGIGVLAEVPGIMPSTEYHDRLSPGGYSKGMALNSAVGQGDDNVTPLQLALVYASLANGGTLYKPQLVQRIEDLDGRVIEAFQPQGVRKVDINPVHLKAVIDSLMAVVNEPGGTAYRQRLKDIKVAGKTGTAQVVTLGAVRLKTHQMEFFSRHHAWLASFAPAEDPEIAVVVLNEHGGLGGSDAAPTGMAVIQKYFDLKAQDAVSPPPRANQPYTPTLPPAPDLDSALLFRGAVSADIVD, encoded by the coding sequence ATGACGCCCCCGACGTTGGGTAACACCACTCCAGGAAGGGAACTCAAGCGCCGCTTCCTCTTCCTGGGATTGGCCATGGTGGGAGGGCTGTTCATCCTGGCCATGCAGCTCTACCGGCTGCAGCTCATCCGGGGCGAGGAGTATGCCGCGAAGAGTGTGGCCAACTTCGTCAAGGAGGTCCGCCTCCGCGCCGATCGCGGCGTCATCAAGGACGTGCGCGGGACCATCCTGGTGGACAGCCGTCCCTCCTTCGATGCGTTCCTCACCCCGGCCTTCTGCACCCAGTGCTTCGAGCAGGTCATTCCCCGGCTGGCGGAGCTGCTCACCCTGGATGCCGACCAGCGTCAGAAGGTGGAGGATCAGGTGCGTGCCGCCCGCCGCAACGCCCCCTTCCAGCCCATTCCGGTGCGGGTCGACCTGACGCGCGACGAGCTGGACCGGCTCAACGCGCGGCGCGACCTCCTGGACGGGGTGGAGGTGGTGCCCGTGCCGCACCGCAACTACCGCGCCGGCACGGTGCTCTCGCACGTGCTGGGGTACATGAACGAGATCAACCAGGACGAGCTGGAGCGGCTCAATGCGGACGGCGCGAAGTATGCGCTGGGCGACTACATCGGCCGGCGGGGCCTGGAGCGCTACTTCGAGTCGCAGCTGCGCGGGGTGGATGGGGTGCGCAAGGAAGTGGTGAACGCGCGAGGCCAGACCATCGAGGAGCTGAACGACATGCTTGGCGAGAACTCGGTGGTGCCCCCAGCGGCGGGTGGCAACGTCGTGCTCTCGCTGGACATGCGGTTGCAGGAGGCGGCCGAGCAGGCTTTCCCCGGCGTGGCGGGCGCGGTGGTGGCCATCGATGTGAACACGGGCTTCATCCGCGCGCTGGTGTCCCGGCCGGGCTTTGATCCGAACCTGCTCACGGGCCGTATCACCCCGGCGCAGTTGGCTTCGCTGGCCAAGGATCCGCTCCAGCCGATGATCAACCGCGTGGCGGCCAACCACTACAGCCCTGGGTCCACCTTCAAGGTCGTCTCGGCGCTGGCCGCCTACAAGTCAGGCCTCTTCCGGCCGGAGACGGTGGTGAATTGCCCGGGCGGCTACACGCTGGGAGGCCATACCTGGCGTTGCCACAAGGACAGTGGCCATGGTCCGGTGACGGGCCGGCAGGCGATGCAGTACTCGTGCAACACCTGGTTCTACAAGGTCGCGGACACCCTCGGCCTGGATCCCATCGCCGACATGGGCAAGTCCCTGGGCCTGGGCAGCCCCACGGGCATCGGCGTCTTGGCCGAGGTGCCGGGCATCATGCCCAGCACCGAGTACCACGACCGGCTCTCCCCGGGCGGTTACTCGAAGGGCATGGCGCTCAACAGCGCTGTCGGACAGGGCGATGACAACGTGACGCCGTTGCAGTTGGCGCTCGTGTACGCGTCGCTGGCCAATGGCGGCACGCTGTACAAGCCGCAGTTGGTGCAGCGCATCGAGGATCTCGACGGCCGGGTCATCGAGGCGTTCCAGCCGCAGGGGGTCCGCAAGGTGGACATCAACCCGGTGCACCTCAAGGCGGTCATCGACTCGCTGATGGCGGTGGTGAACGAGCCTGGCGGCACCGCGTACCGCCAGCGGCTCAAGGACATCAAGGTGGCCGGGAAGACGGGCACCGCGCAGGTGGTCACGCTGGGCGCGGTGCGGCTCAAGACACACCAGATGGAGTTCTTCTCGAGGCATCACGCATGGCTGGCGTCCTTTGCTCCCGCCGAGGATCCGGAGATCGCCGTGGTGGTGCTCAACGAGCACGGCGGTCTTGGAGGCTCGGACGCCGCGCCCACCGGCATGGCCGTCATTCAGAAGTACTTCGACTTGAAGGCGCAGGATGCGGTCTCGCCGCCGCCGCGCGCCAACCAGCCCTACACCCCCACGTTGCCTCCAGCCCCGGATCTGGACAGCGCCTTGCTCTTCCGAGGCGCGGTCTCCGCGGACATCGTGGACTGA